In the genome of Eggerthella sp. YY7918, one region contains:
- a CDS encoding non-ribosomal peptide synthetase → MDNQGSSSSLTFESFRRAVSEISGVSPNRIEQHSDLIGLGIDSIRLMRLAGWLRKQGLPIRFSELSSKQTVGEWWSLAQSAQRELASSEKECPLESIQMDEGQPFDLAVMQHAFWVGRVKGQELSGVSAHFYNEFDADNKDVPGVDPQRLESAIRGLFERHGMLRMRVTEDGRQYIDRKPAWNGLCIHDLRGVSAEEKAERLQNIRDELSHRIMDVSAGEVLDIQLSLLDEGATRMHVGLDMMAADAMSLRRLLNDLSILYLQEHSELPNLTYSYPMYLAERAKSRQIAREEAAGWWKRKLSSLSGPPSLPLLREEGAGERPTVTRRHFWLSPKWKEAAFALSHRHGVTPAVMFATAFAEVIDRWSETDRFFLNLPVFDREQLHDDVEYLVGDFSSSVLVDIDMSGSPAFSKRASQVQSLMHEAIGHAEYTGVEVLRDLTRAANGDTVLAPVVFTSALELGELFAPEVQQVFGRPSWIISQGPQVWLDAQVTELDGGILVNWDARDSVFPEGVLDAMFSAFEDIVTRLLQEEDTWEKPIDLPLPLGQKKIRDCINNTKAVFDKTPLHERFFLIADSHPDLTAVIWDCEGDVGSLSYGQLAFEAKRVSAMLASKGIGKGSRVGITLPKGPEQIVAVLGVLATGASYVPSGIDVPALRRLKVFESACVDAVITGGPGIDLSWSPSLNVFNLTDAADFCPVDKIERIDPEDEMYVLFTSGSTGEPKGVKVPHRAVANTICAVQKVFDIGQQDRTIALSALDFDLSVYDMFAFLAIGGSIVSLREPQRRDALAWANLIEKYEVTVVSCVPALLDMLLIAGGEHLPRSVLRLVMLGGDWVTIDLPDRLRSLVPECRFAGLGGMTEAAIHATVCEVEEVCSSWNSVPYGRPLSNMRCRVVDSHGRDCPDWVQGELWVSGAGVALGYDQDTQKTAQRFVEYDSSIWYRTGDMARYWPDGSLEFMGRADDQVKIRGHRIELGEIEAQLASHPSVKSAVAVVVEVAARQVAVAAILNKDVEIDELRRWLVDRLPSYMVPERVKIFDSFPVTSNGKIDRSAIRRILGEGETFSGDYEAPVGSVEKMVANLWCDLLGVERVSRGDSFFALGGDSLLATRFMRRLREAGMSGALSALFEAPDLKGFSESICIQREERETVVSLAHRSEERFEPFPLTDVQRAYWIGRDPKLPLGGISPSYYLELEGSNIDLEKLEIAWNCLVKRHDMLRAIVLDDGMQKVLSEVPDFDFDIVEADSDSVGLFVEKMRDELARGEFDASSWPLFKIRVILHGDNLEKSKCRIGISLDSIAFDARSIMIIFSEWESLYLGAIELPPLEMTFRDYVTQVALPSPDCSEASLSYWIERIDDMAPAPQLPLVSDLSSSKTPRFYRHSAIVEAAIWKSICDRAQKIGVTPTAVLLAVYAEILAQWSGRSDMTINLTLFDRDEGYRGIDEVVGDFSSLMLVECNAEGFECFEKSVRAVQKRLWNDLDHRQVSGVRVLREIARKRGSTVHMMPVVFTSVLGLGPDASMEFSEKFPQPLYGLTQTPQVYLDLKVSQTSKGLLIDWDSVDDLFEKGMSKAMFEAYVELVRHLADVEWQRGVASSIPLSQRVARERVNNTGGEVTGSLLHEGFFKRASEEPDRTALIFEGGRMTYGELSRRALQVAAWMIDRGIAPGDTVAIDLPKGPDQIISLFGVLAAGATYLPIGRDLPPRRKAKLFSDGRAVLLVEDTAPSKDFPPLPAPKCVDSAQTAYVIFTSGTTGEPKGVEISHISAVNTIGDINERFSLGSDDRALAVSGIEFDLSVYDVFGLLGSGGSIVLIDEEERRDAQRWLELVHEHSVTVWNTVPALLEMLVTVAETESGLPVSLRLAMVSGDWVPLDLPSRVGALAPQCKFVSLGGATEAAIWSNAFCVDKIDPSWTSIPYGFPLRNQRFRVVDEKGRDCPDWVKGELWIGGLGVAQGYRGDSARTEEKFLLLDGVRWYKTGDMGRYWPDGTLEFCGRLDTQVKIRGHRIELGEIEAALASYPGIDRGICVAPGERERRWLAAFVQGVDDLDKLKSFLSETLAPYAVPRLIVEVDSFPLTSNGKIDRSALAQNAKYLPNSQIVESPAAAGSDRSLPLSDMEKQIANIWGEILGVDSICKDDDFFSLGGDSLLATRLVSRLRKEGVAGAELANLFLAPVLSDFAATLSAGRAVFQAEVCPNPHVLYEPFDLTDVQQAYWVGRDRNLPLGGISAQFYAEYEFNSLDVERLEDCWNYLIQRHEMLRSVVDAEGRQRILKDVPRYEIVVTRIASESDVALASYRRKISRKAFDSSTWPLFDVRVFHLEDDNIRLCVALDNLMVDGLSALTLFDEWRELYLYPQTEFSKLGLTFRDYVVQSEPSPERLESARSYWGERLASIPLAPMLPLCVDPGEVGLPQFTHREMMINEEMWRDIAEKAAQCGVTPAVALLTCYADVIGRRSASREFTLNLTLFDRRPVHPDIDHVVGDFTSLLLVSCHLGEAGEDWPTRARRIQEQLWRDLDHREMSGVAVMRELSRMRGASAGSMPIVFTSMLGVGKDILRRLRWPDYTRSQTPQVWLDHQVVECQEGVLLSWDSVDEIFPEGLVDEMFNEYRMGVMQLASESWKSTLSDVCGKTSLDDFALREPLSEKSPFGYRFEPPSTEMEKVVAGLWSEILEVPEVGRDDGFFALGGDSLLATRLVARLRGRGISGAKLSRLLEGPSLADFSSTLSFGGMVSQLGVSEDIEHRFDPFPLTEVQEAYWIGRSSDFVLGGIPALFGVERLAEESELPRLEEAWNKLVRRHEMLRAIIQPDGRQRILRDVPYYRISIVDAKGDESGEEKLSAVRGEMKLPRWIAPRGLCSIFAW, encoded by the coding sequence ATGGATAACCAGGGAAGTTCCTCGAGCTTGACCTTTGAGAGTTTTCGCCGAGCTGTGAGCGAGATTTCAGGCGTTTCTCCGAATCGGATCGAGCAACATTCCGATCTGATTGGTCTTGGTATTGATTCCATTCGTCTTATGAGGCTTGCCGGTTGGCTGCGCAAGCAGGGGTTGCCGATTCGATTCTCGGAACTTTCCAGTAAGCAAACCGTTGGCGAATGGTGGAGCCTTGCGCAAAGTGCGCAGCGAGAACTTGCTTCTTCGGAAAAGGAATGCCCTCTCGAATCCATTCAAATGGACGAAGGCCAACCATTTGACCTTGCCGTAATGCAGCATGCCTTTTGGGTTGGTCGGGTTAAGGGCCAGGAACTTAGTGGCGTCTCCGCTCATTTTTATAATGAATTTGATGCCGACAACAAGGACGTTCCGGGCGTTGATCCTCAGCGTTTGGAGAGCGCTATTCGAGGACTTTTCGAACGGCATGGAATGCTGCGAATGAGAGTAACCGAAGATGGACGGCAATACATAGACCGCAAACCTGCTTGGAACGGGCTTTGCATTCACGATCTGAGAGGCGTTTCCGCCGAGGAAAAGGCCGAACGCTTGCAAAACATCCGGGATGAGCTGTCTCATCGAATTATGGATGTTTCTGCGGGAGAAGTGCTTGATATCCAGTTGAGCTTGCTCGACGAAGGTGCCACGAGAATGCATGTCGGCCTCGACATGATGGCTGCCGACGCAATGAGTTTGCGGAGGCTGCTAAATGACTTGTCAATACTGTACCTTCAGGAGCACTCCGAACTTCCGAATTTGACGTATTCGTACCCAATGTATCTTGCAGAGCGGGCGAAGAGTCGGCAAATTGCTCGGGAAGAAGCAGCTGGATGGTGGAAGAGGAAATTATCTTCTCTTTCAGGGCCGCCCAGCCTGCCTCTTCTTCGCGAAGAGGGAGCAGGGGAGCGTCCGACTGTCACACGAAGGCATTTTTGGTTGTCTCCCAAATGGAAAGAGGCTGCATTCGCTTTGTCTCATCGGCATGGCGTCACTCCTGCTGTAATGTTTGCTACCGCATTTGCAGAAGTGATAGATCGTTGGAGTGAAACCGATCGCTTTTTCTTAAATTTGCCCGTGTTCGATAGAGAGCAGCTTCATGATGACGTCGAGTATCTTGTAGGAGATTTTTCCAGTTCTGTTTTAGTGGATATTGATATGTCTGGTAGCCCTGCGTTTTCCAAGAGGGCTTCTCAGGTGCAGTCGCTTATGCACGAGGCCATTGGCCATGCTGAATATACTGGAGTTGAGGTCTTGCGTGACCTAACTAGAGCTGCAAACGGGGATACGGTCTTAGCTCCTGTTGTATTCACGAGTGCTCTGGAGCTCGGAGAACTTTTTGCTCCCGAGGTCCAACAGGTCTTTGGTCGTCCTTCGTGGATAATTTCTCAGGGTCCGCAGGTTTGGCTTGATGCCCAAGTTACAGAGCTGGACGGAGGGATACTTGTAAACTGGGACGCTCGAGACTCCGTGTTTCCCGAAGGTGTTCTCGATGCCATGTTTTCCGCATTTGAGGATATTGTCACTCGACTTCTTCAAGAAGAGGATACGTGGGAAAAGCCCATCGATCTTCCTCTGCCGTTAGGCCAAAAGAAAATTCGTGATTGTATAAACAACACGAAAGCTGTTTTTGACAAGACTCCACTGCATGAGCGCTTCTTTCTTATAGCTGACTCCCATCCCGATTTGACTGCCGTTATTTGGGATTGCGAGGGCGATGTCGGCTCGCTATCGTATGGCCAATTAGCTTTTGAGGCAAAACGTGTTTCGGCAATGCTTGCATCTAAGGGAATTGGGAAGGGCAGCCGCGTTGGCATAACTTTGCCAAAGGGCCCAGAGCAGATTGTTGCGGTTCTCGGCGTGCTTGCGACAGGTGCTTCTTATGTGCCTTCTGGCATAGACGTGCCTGCGCTTCGGCGCTTAAAAGTTTTCGAATCGGCTTGTGTAGATGCCGTAATAACCGGAGGGCCTGGCATCGATCTCTCGTGGTCGCCTTCTTTAAATGTTTTTAATTTGACGGATGCCGCTGATTTCTGCCCTGTTGACAAAATCGAGCGAATTGATCCGGAAGATGAGATGTATGTCTTGTTCACTTCGGGATCTACGGGAGAGCCTAAAGGCGTCAAGGTTCCTCATCGAGCCGTGGCGAATACCATATGCGCGGTTCAGAAGGTGTTCGATATAGGGCAACAGGATAGGACCATCGCTCTTTCGGCGTTGGATTTCGACTTGTCAGTGTATGACATGTTCGCGTTTCTTGCCATAGGTGGCAGTATCGTTTCCCTTCGCGAGCCTCAACGAAGAGATGCTTTGGCGTGGGCAAACCTTATCGAAAAATATGAGGTTACTGTTGTTAGCTGTGTACCGGCCTTGCTTGACATGCTGCTTATCGCGGGAGGTGAACATCTGCCTCGTTCCGTGCTGAGGCTCGTTATGCTCGGCGGTGACTGGGTCACGATTGATCTGCCCGACCGACTTCGCTCCCTTGTGCCGGAATGCCGTTTTGCCGGATTGGGAGGAATGACGGAGGCGGCCATACATGCAACCGTTTGCGAAGTGGAAGAAGTCTGTTCGTCGTGGAATTCGGTTCCTTATGGGCGTCCTCTTTCGAATATGCGATGCCGGGTGGTTGACTCGCATGGTCGTGATTGCCCCGATTGGGTTCAAGGTGAGCTATGGGTTTCTGGGGCCGGCGTCGCTCTTGGGTATGATCAGGATACTCAGAAAACCGCACAACGCTTTGTGGAGTACGATTCGTCCATCTGGTATCGGACGGGAGATATGGCACGCTATTGGCCCGATGGATCGTTGGAATTCATGGGAAGAGCCGATGATCAAGTAAAGATTCGTGGCCACAGGATAGAGCTTGGAGAAATCGAGGCGCAGCTTGCTAGCCATCCGAGCGTGAAGAGCGCCGTCGCCGTTGTTGTCGAAGTTGCGGCTCGCCAAGTTGCCGTGGCGGCGATTCTTAACAAGGACGTTGAAATAGATGAATTGCGCCGCTGGTTAGTGGACAGACTGCCCAGTTACATGGTTCCGGAAAGGGTTAAGATATTTGATTCTTTTCCGGTTACCTCCAACGGCAAAATCGATAGATCAGCTATTCGTCGCATTCTGGGTGAAGGCGAAACTTTTTCTGGCGATTATGAAGCTCCAGTAGGATCCGTTGAAAAAATGGTCGCCAATCTTTGGTGTGACCTCCTTGGTGTTGAACGGGTGAGCAGAGGCGATAGCTTTTTTGCATTGGGAGGAGACAGTCTTCTGGCAACCCGGTTTATGAGGCGTTTGCGAGAAGCGGGCATGTCTGGCGCTTTGTCGGCGTTATTCGAGGCCCCCGATCTTAAAGGCTTCTCTGAGTCTATCTGCATTCAACGAGAAGAGCGGGAAACGGTCGTCTCGCTGGCCCATCGCTCGGAAGAGCGATTTGAACCCTTTCCGCTGACGGATGTGCAACGAGCTTATTGGATAGGGCGCGATCCCAAACTTCCGTTAGGCGGAATTAGTCCGAGTTATTATCTGGAACTTGAGGGCTCCAATATTGACCTGGAAAAATTGGAAATCGCATGGAACTGTCTGGTCAAGCGTCATGACATGCTTCGCGCCATTGTGCTGGACGACGGTATGCAAAAAGTCCTTTCCGAGGTTCCTGACTTCGATTTCGATATTGTTGAGGCTGACTCTGATTCGGTCGGCCTATTCGTTGAAAAAATGCGTGATGAATTGGCTCGGGGAGAGTTCGATGCCTCTTCGTGGCCTCTGTTCAAAATCCGCGTCATTCTTCATGGGGATAATCTTGAAAAGTCGAAGTGCCGTATAGGGATTTCGCTCGACAGTATTGCTTTCGATGCTCGCAGCATCATGATTATCTTTTCCGAATGGGAAAGCCTTTATCTAGGTGCCATTGAGCTGCCGCCACTTGAAATGACATTTCGAGATTACGTGACCCAAGTGGCGTTGCCTTCTCCGGATTGTTCGGAGGCGTCATTGTCTTACTGGATTGAGCGCATCGATGACATGGCTCCGGCTCCCCAGCTTCCTCTCGTTTCAGATCTGTCGAGTTCGAAAACCCCTCGCTTCTATCGGCACAGTGCCATCGTTGAAGCTGCGATCTGGAAGAGTATTTGCGATCGCGCCCAAAAGATTGGGGTTACCCCAACGGCCGTGCTGCTTGCCGTTTATGCGGAGATTCTTGCGCAGTGGAGCGGGCGTTCTGACATGACGATAAACCTCACTCTCTTTGACAGGGATGAGGGGTATAGGGGAATAGACGAGGTGGTCGGAGATTTTTCATCTCTGATGCTTGTAGAGTGCAACGCTGAGGGCTTTGAATGTTTCGAAAAATCGGTTCGAGCCGTGCAGAAAAGACTTTGGAATGATCTGGATCATCGTCAAGTATCGGGCGTGAGGGTTCTTCGGGAAATTGCCCGCAAGCGCGGATCGACAGTGCACATGATGCCCGTTGTGTTCACGAGCGTTCTCGGGTTGGGGCCTGACGCGTCGATGGAATTTTCGGAGAAGTTCCCTCAGCCTCTATACGGCCTAACCCAAACTCCTCAAGTTTATCTCGATCTCAAAGTCTCTCAGACGAGTAAAGGGCTGTTAATCGACTGGGATTCCGTTGATGATTTATTCGAAAAGGGTATGAGCAAGGCCATGTTCGAGGCGTATGTCGAACTTGTGAGACACCTTGCCGATGTTGAGTGGCAACGAGGGGTGGCCTCGTCTATCCCTCTTAGTCAACGCGTTGCGAGGGAGCGTGTAAACAATACAGGTGGGGAGGTTACTGGCAGTCTTCTTCACGAGGGGTTCTTCAAGCGGGCATCTGAGGAGCCCGATCGCACTGCTCTCATTTTTGAAGGCGGGCGTATGACTTATGGAGAACTGTCTCGTCGGGCTCTCCAGGTTGCGGCATGGATGATCGATCGAGGGATTGCTCCGGGCGATACAGTTGCCATTGATTTGCCGAAAGGTCCCGACCAGATAATCTCCTTGTTTGGAGTTTTGGCGGCAGGTGCTACCTACTTGCCGATAGGCAGGGACTTGCCGCCTCGCCGCAAGGCCAAACTGTTTTCAGATGGTCGTGCTGTTTTGCTCGTGGAGGATACGGCTCCGTCAAAGGACTTTCCTCCCCTGCCGGCTCCTAAATGCGTGGATTCTGCCCAAACGGCTTACGTTATCTTTACCTCGGGGACAACGGGAGAGCCGAAAGGCGTCGAAATAAGTCATATAAGCGCAGTGAACACAATCGGCGATATAAACGAGCGTTTCAGTCTGGGTTCCGATGATCGCGCACTCGCCGTTTCCGGAATAGAGTTTGATCTATCTGTTTACGATGTGTTCGGCTTGCTTGGGTCAGGAGGCTCTATTGTCTTGATCGATGAGGAGGAGCGCCGAGACGCACAGCGGTGGCTTGAGTTGGTGCATGAGCATTCCGTTACTGTTTGGAATACCGTCCCGGCGTTGCTGGAAATGCTTGTTACTGTTGCCGAAACGGAATCGGGTCTGCCTGTGTCCTTGCGCTTGGCCATGGTTTCCGGGGATTGGGTGCCGCTTGATCTCCCAAGTAGAGTGGGAGCCTTGGCTCCCCAGTGCAAATTCGTTTCACTTGGAGGTGCGACGGAGGCCGCCATATGGTCGAATGCGTTCTGCGTCGACAAGATTGATCCTAGCTGGACGTCAATCCCCTATGGATTCCCTCTAAGGAACCAGCGTTTTCGAGTGGTTGATGAAAAGGGACGCGACTGTCCGGATTGGGTCAAAGGGGAACTATGGATTGGGGGATTGGGAGTCGCTCAAGGTTATCGCGGCGATTCTGCTCGCACGGAGGAGAAGTTCCTTTTGCTTGACGGGGTGAGATGGTATAAAACTGGAGACATGGGTCGGTATTGGCCCGATGGGACGCTCGAATTTTGCGGACGTTTGGACACGCAAGTAAAAATAAGAGGGCATCGCATCGAGTTGGGAGAGATCGAAGCGGCGCTCGCATCCTACCCCGGGATTGACCGCGGCATTTGCGTTGCCCCTGGAGAGCGAGAAAGGCGTTGGCTCGCCGCTTTTGTTCAAGGCGTAGACGATTTGGATAAGCTCAAATCCTTCTTGTCGGAAACGCTTGCTCCTTATGCGGTGCCGCGCTTGATCGTAGAAGTGGATTCGTTTCCGCTGACATCTAATGGAAAAATTGACAGATCGGCTTTGGCTCAGAATGCGAAATATCTGCCAAACTCCCAAATCGTCGAGTCCCCTGCCGCTGCCGGTTCAGATCGCAGTCTTCCACTTTCTGATATGGAAAAGCAAATAGCAAATATTTGGGGCGAAATATTGGGGGTTGACAGCATTTGCAAAGACGATGACTTCTTCTCATTGGGTGGCGACAGTCTCTTGGCCACTCGGCTAGTTAGTCGTTTGCGGAAAGAGGGCGTTGCCGGAGCTGAGTTGGCGAACCTGTTCCTCGCTCCTGTGCTCTCTGACTTTGCCGCCACCTTGTCGGCGGGTCGTGCGGTTTTTCAAGCGGAGGTGTGCCCGAACCCCCATGTTCTTTACGAACCGTTCGATCTGACGGACGTGCAGCAGGCGTATTGGGTTGGTCGTGATCGAAACTTGCCCCTCGGTGGCATATCGGCCCAGTTTTACGCCGAATATGAATTCAATAGTCTTGATGTGGAGCGTCTCGAAGATTGCTGGAACTACCTTATCCAAAGGCATGAAATGCTTCGTTCGGTGGTTGATGCTGAAGGACGTCAGCGAATTCTAAAAGATGTTCCTCGATATGAGATAGTAGTTACCCGGATCGCTTCCGAATCGGATGTAGCGCTCGCATCGTATCGTAGAAAAATTTCTCGAAAAGCGTTCGACTCTTCGACTTGGCCCCTGTTTGATGTGAGGGTGTTTCACCTGGAAGACGATAACATTCGATTGTGTGTTGCGTTGGACAATCTGATGGTTGACGGACTTAGTGCTCTGACGCTTTTCGACGAATGGAGGGAACTATATCTCTATCCGCAGACTGAGTTTTCCAAGCTAGGTCTAACCTTTCGCGATTATGTTGTTCAGTCCGAGCCATCCCCTGAAAGGCTTGAATCTGCTCGGAGTTATTGGGGTGAAAGGCTCGCCTCTATTCCTTTAGCGCCGATGCTTCCTTTGTGCGTCGACCCGGGCGAGGTGGGGCTACCTCAGTTTACGCATAGAGAAATGATGATAAATGAGGAAATGTGGCGGGATATTGCAGAAAAAGCCGCTCAGTGTGGAGTTACCCCTGCCGTGGCTCTGCTTACTTGTTACGCCGATGTCATCGGTCGTCGAAGCGCAAGCCGCGAGTTCACTCTGAACCTGACTCTTTTCGACAGAAGACCCGTTCATCCTGATATTGATCACGTGGTAGGCGATTTCACTTCGCTTTTACTGGTTTCTTGCCACCTTGGCGAAGCTGGAGAGGATTGGCCGACTCGCGCGCGTCGCATTCAAGAACAATTGTGGCGAGATCTTGATCACAGGGAGATGTCGGGAGTTGCCGTGATGCGAGAGCTGTCTCGGATGCGCGGCGCTTCGGCAGGCTCTATGCCGATCGTATTCACGAGCATGCTTGGAGTGGGAAAGGATATCTTGCGTCGTCTGCGATGGCCCGATTATACGAGATCGCAAACGCCGCAGGTGTGGCTTGACCATCAGGTTGTAGAGTGTCAAGAAGGAGTGCTTCTAAGCTGGGATAGCGTTGATGAAATATTCCCGGAGGGGTTAGTCGACGAAATGTTCAACGAGTATCGGATGGGCGTGATGCAGCTTGCTTCTGAAAGCTGGAAATCGACGCTTTCCGATGTCTGCGGAAAAACCTCTCTCGATGATTTTGCTCTGCGAGAGCCACTTTCGGAAAAGTCGCCTTTCGGTTATCGATTTGAACCTCCTTCGACCGAGATGGAAAAAGTCGTTGCTGGGCTTTGGAGTGAAATTCTTGAGGTTCCTGAAGTTGGGCGCGATGATGGCTTCTTCGCTTTGGGAGGGGACAGCTTGCTGGCGACCAGGCTTGTTGCGCGGTTGAGGGGTCGAGGTATCTCCGGCGCAAAACTCTCTCGCCTGCTCGAAGGTCCCTCACTTGCCGACTTCTCTTCTACGCTTTCGTTCGGAGGGATGGTTTCTCAACTTGGTGTTAGCGAGGATATTGAGCACCGTTTCGATCCTTTCCCTTTGACGGAAGTTCAAGAAGCATACTGGATCGGCCGCAGTAGCGATTTCGTGCTAGGCGGCATTCCTGCGCTTTTTGGAGTCGAGCGATTGGCCGAAGAGTCGGAATTGCCGCGCTTGGAAGAGGCGTGGAACAAGCTTGTGAGGCGACATGAGATGCTTCGGGCGATCATTCAGCCTGACGGGCGTCAACGCATCCTCCGCGATGTGCCTTACTATCGCATTTCCATAGTTGATGCCAAAGGCGACGAATCGGGAGAAGAAAAGCTTTCTGCGGTTAGAGGAGAGATGAAGCTTCCACGTTGGATTGCTCCTCGTGGCCTCTGTTCGATATTCGCATGGTGA
- a CDS encoding condensation domain-containing protein → MVKTAEETRLIAVFDTMIVDGSSMLTLLAEWNKLVENPHRELCPLGLSFRDYVAQIEPDPGRLTESERYWFDRVDSLAPAPALPLIVDPGLVGKPSFRRLEHRVNPDDWQAITEKAKKQDVTPSVVLLACYAEILAKAACQGDLTISLTLFDRPPSLLEVERVVGDFTSLVLVECSLQPEDTWLGFLRRIQDRVWSDLDHREVSGIRVLREMASRGSRLAKAMPVVFTSMLGVGSSLAREAIWPDNAWSQTPQVWLDHQVVETSSGVILTWDFVKELFDPENMKVMFEGYIDRVRQLASEDWALAKVGEFANFAQGDVSAETPGGGCGTVSKDSPDDASFREGIERELADLWRDSVGIAPNGRLSNFFASGGDSLNGTKFVQAVSKRYGISVSLRRFFDSPTIADLAEMVADELGDDGSMTIGTI, encoded by the coding sequence ATGGTGAAGACGGCCGAAGAAACGAGGCTGATAGCGGTCTTCGATACCATGATTGTTGATGGTTCAAGTATGCTAACGCTGCTTGCGGAGTGGAATAAGCTTGTCGAGAATCCTCATAGGGAACTTTGTCCTCTTGGTCTTTCGTTTAGGGATTACGTTGCGCAGATTGAACCGGATCCGGGTCGTCTTACGGAATCGGAGAGGTATTGGTTCGACAGGGTGGATTCTCTGGCTCCTGCTCCAGCTTTGCCGCTTATTGTTGACCCCGGGTTGGTCGGTAAGCCCTCGTTTCGAAGACTTGAACACCGGGTAAATCCGGATGACTGGCAGGCGATAACCGAGAAAGCTAAAAAACAGGATGTAACTCCTTCAGTGGTGCTTCTTGCCTGTTATGCCGAAATATTGGCGAAAGCGGCTTGCCAAGGCGATCTTACTATCAGCCTTACCTTGTTCGATAGGCCGCCTTCGCTTCTCGAGGTCGAGCGGGTGGTGGGAGATTTCACTTCTCTGGTTTTGGTGGAGTGCTCATTGCAGCCTGAAGACACTTGGCTTGGATTCTTGAGAAGGATTCAAGACAGGGTGTGGAGCGATTTAGACCATCGGGAAGTTTCGGGTATACGTGTCTTGCGGGAGATGGCTAGCCGCGGATCGCGTCTAGCAAAGGCCATGCCAGTGGTGTTTACAAGCATGCTCGGAGTGGGTTCTTCTTTAGCGCGCGAAGCGATTTGGCCAGACAATGCATGGTCCCAGACTCCACAAGTGTGGCTTGACCATCAAGTGGTTGAAACTTCCAGTGGCGTGATTCTGACATGGGATTTTGTAAAAGAGCTATTCGATCCGGAAAATATGAAGGTCATGTTTGAAGGGTATATCGATAGGGTTCGGCAGTTGGCGAGCGAAGACTGGGCGCTTGCGAAGGTTGGTGAGTTCGCCAATTTTGCACAGGGTGATGTTTCCGCAGAGACGCCTGGAGGCGGGTGTGGAACTGTTTCAAAAGACTCGCCGGATGATGCGTCTTTCCGAGAGGGCATTGAGCGAGAACTTGCCGACTTGTGGAGAGATTCCGTTGGGATAGCGCCTAATGGAAGGCTGAGCAACTTCTTCGCGTCTGGAGGGGACTCTCTGAATGGAACCAAGTTCGTTCAGGCAGTTTCGAAGAGATACGGAATAAGCGTTTCCCTCAGGCGATTCTTCGATTCTCCGACAATAGCCGATCTTGCTGAGATGGTCGCCGATGAATTGGGCGATGACGGTTCAATGACGATAGGAACGATATGA